In the Magnolia sinica isolate HGM2019 chromosome 15, MsV1, whole genome shotgun sequence genome, one interval contains:
- the LOC131227845 gene encoding p-coumarate 3-hydroxylase-like, producing the protein MAFSLPLSLPLSLLILFISLLAFKLILRRRYKLPPGPKPWPVVGNLYDIKPVRFRCFAEWASTYGPIVSVWFGSTLNVVVSSSELAKEVLKDNDQMLADRPRNKSVELFSRNGQDLIWADYGPHYVKVRKVCQVELFTPKRLEALRPIREDEVTAMIEAIFRDCTKPGNHGNGVAVRDYLSPVSFNNITRLALGKRLMDWEGRIDDQGKELKSIVTEGIKIGGSLPITEHVPWLKLFDRTNEVALEKRELRRNRLTKAIMDEHTQARLKNGAKHHFVDALLTLQDQYNLSDDTIIGLLWDMVTAGMDTTVIAVEWAMTELIKNPRVQQKAQEELDAVIGSDRVMTEADFPNLPYLQCIAKESLRLHPSTPLMLPHKAANHVKIGGYDIPKGSIVHVNAWAIARDPAIWKNPLEFKPERFLEEDIDMKGHDFRLLPFGAGRRVCPGAQLGINLVQSMLGHLLHHFNWAPPEGVKPDDIDMSENPGMVTFMRTPLRAVPTPRLPAHLYKHF; encoded by the exons ATGGctttctctctcccactctctctcccactctctctcctcATCCTCTTCATCTCTCTTCTGGCCTTCAAGCTCATCCTACGGCGCAGATACAAGCTCCCTCCGGGCCCCAAGCCCTGGCCCGTTGTTGGGAACCTCTACGACATAAAGCCAGTAAGGTTCCGGTGCTTCGCGGAGTGGGCCAGCACGTATGGTCCGATCGTATCTGTATGGTTCGGATCGACGTTGAACGTTGTCGTGTCGAGCTCTGAATTGGCTAAGGAAGTACTCAAGGATAATGATCAAATGCTGGCTGATAGGCCTAGGAATAAGTCCGTCGAGCTGTTTAGTAGGAATGGTCAGGATCTGATATGGGctgattatgggccccactatgttaAGGTGAGGAAGGTTTGTCAGGTGGAGTTGTTCACTCCAAAGAGGCTTGAGGCACTTAGGCCCATCAGAGAGGATGAAGTGACGGCTATGATTGAGGCTATCTTTAGAGATTGCACCAAACCAG GCAACCATGGGAACGGTGTGGCTGTGAGGGACTACTTATCACCTGTATCCTTCAACAACATAACTAGACTGGCTTTGGGGAAGCGATTGATGGACTGGGAAGGGAGGATAGATGATCAGGGCAAGGAGCTCAAGTCAATCGTCACAGAAGGCATCAAGATCGGCGGGTCCCTCCCCATAACGGAGCACGTACCGTGGCTCAAATTGTTCGATAGGACCAACGAAGTCGCACTAGAGAAACGTGAGCTCCGTAGGAATCGACTCACCAAAGCCATCATGGACGAACACACGCAAGCTCGTCTAAAAAATGGCGCCAAACATCACTTTGTCGATGCCCTCCTAACCCTACAGGATCAATACAACCTCAGCGATGACACCATTATCGGCCTACTATGG GATATGGTAACTGCCGGCATGGATACAACAGTCATAGCTGTGGAGTGGGCCATGACAGAGCTAATCAAGAACCCAAGGGTGCAACAAAAAGCCCAAGAGGAGCTGGACGCAGTGATCGGCTCTGATCGTGTCATGACAGAAGCCGACTTTCCCAACCTCCCCTACCTACAATGCATCGCCAAAGAGTCCCTGCGTTTACACCCATCCACACCTCTCATGCTCCCTCACAAAGCTGCTAATCACGTCAAGATCGGTGGCTACGACATCCCCAAGGGCTCGATCGTGCACGTCAATGCATGGGCCATTGCTCGTGACCCAGCTATCTGGAAGAATCCATTAGAGTTCAAACCCGAGCGTTTTCTCGAGGAAGATATCGACATGAAAGGCCATGATTTCCGCCTGTTGCCTTTCGGTGCAGGCCGGCGTGTGTGTCCTGGGGCCCAGCTGGGAATCAACTTAGTTCAATCGATGCTCGGCCACCTGTTACACCATTTCAACTGGGCCCCACCAGAAGGTGTTAAACCAGATGATATCGACATGTCGGAGAATCCTGGGATGGTTACTTTCATGCGTACACCACTTCGAGCCGTTCCAACGCCTAGATTGCCTGCTCATCTCTATAAGCATTTCTAA